GAAAAGTATCTTGAGCACCAGCTATCAAAAAAGGAGAAGCCGAAGCACATAGGCTTGATCCTAGACGGAAACAGAAGATGGGCAAGAGAGAAATCACTACCAACAAAGCTGGGTCACTATTTTGGTGCTGAAAACGCAAAGAACCTTCTTGAATGGTGTTACAAGCTTGGGATAGAGAGTGTCACGGTCTTTGCGTTCTCAACCGAAAACTTCAACAGACCTAAAGAAGAAGTAGACGAACTCTTTGCTATCATCGAGGAGAAGTTGAGGGAGCTACTACAGGACGAGCGGATACATAAGTATAGGGTTAGGGTGAAGGGGATCGGTAAGATGGATCTGCTGCCTCAAAGCATTCGTTCCCTCCTTTCTGACATCGAGCGGAACACAGCAGATTACGATCAACACTTCCTCAACATCGCTTTAGCGTATGGTGGTAGGAGTGAGATAGTAGATGCGGTGAAGAAGATATGTGAAGAGGTGAAGGCCGGTAGGCTAGACCCCTCTACCATAAGTGCTGAGACGATAGAGCAGCACCTCTACACCTCTCATTTACCTCACCCAGACCCCGACTTGATAATAAGAACTTCTGGTGAAGAGAGGCTCAGCGGCTTTCTCCTCTGGCAGTCAGCATACAGCGAGCTAGTCTTCTTAGATATATTTTGGCCTGAGTTCAGAAAGATCGATCTTATGAGGGCGATAAGAATCTATCAGCAGCGTGATAGGAGGTTCGGTAGATAA
The Nitrososphaerota archaeon genome window above contains:
- the uppS gene encoding di-trans,poly-cis-decaprenylcistransferase — protein: MFGVYKIYEKYLEHQLSKKEKPKHIGLILDGNRRWAREKSLPTKLGHYFGAENAKNLLEWCYKLGIESVTVFAFSTENFNRPKEEVDELFAIIEEKLRELLQDERIHKYRVRVKGIGKMDLLPQSIRSLLSDIERNTADYDQHFLNIALAYGGRSEIVDAVKKICEEVKAGRLDPSTISAETIEQHLYTSHLPHPDPDLIIRTSGEERLSGFLLWQSAYSELVFLDIFWPEFRKIDLMRAIRIYQQRDRRFGR